The Streptomyces sp. CC0208 genome window below encodes:
- the sulP gene encoding sulfate permease, with amino-acid sequence MADTGGRHVPPGLRTLSVYRREWLVKDVVAGVVLTTLLVPQGMAYAELAGLPAITGLYTSVLCLLAYAVFGPSRILVLGPDSSLGPMIAATILPLIASDGDSGRAVALASMLSLMVGAITILAGVCRLGFIADLISKPTMIGYMNGLALTILIGQLPKLFGFKTDADGLVAEVRAFVRGLADGKAVGASVTVGVAGIVLILVLQRWLPKVPAVLVMVVLAIAATSAFDLGRHGVSLVGELPRGFPPLSLPHVHWGDFGPLCAGALGIALVSLADTISNASAFAARTGQEVRGNEEMTAIGAANVAAGLFQGFPVSTSGSRTAVAERAGARSQLTGIVGAGLIVLMLVLLPGLFRNLPQPALAAVVITASLSLADIAGTRRLWHQRKAEFLLSITAFLGVALLGVLPGIAVAVGLSILNVFRRAWWPYNTVLGRVPGLPGYHDVRSYPEAEQLPGLVIHRFDGPLFFANAKAFRNHIMRLTRCEPPPVWVLLAAEPMTDVDTTAADELEELDEALNERGMSLVFAELKDPVRHKIERYELTRTIDPAHFYPTLEAAVAAYRAQTGARWPPAAERSPAETALEKPPSG; translated from the coding sequence ATGGCAGACACCGGAGGCCGTCACGTCCCGCCAGGGCTGCGCACGCTGTCGGTGTACCGGCGCGAGTGGCTGGTCAAGGACGTCGTGGCGGGCGTCGTCCTCACCACGCTGCTGGTCCCGCAGGGCATGGCCTACGCGGAACTGGCCGGGCTACCCGCCATCACGGGGCTGTACACGTCGGTGCTCTGCCTTCTGGCGTACGCGGTCTTCGGGCCCTCGCGGATCCTGGTGCTCGGCCCCGACTCCTCGCTCGGCCCGATGATCGCGGCGACGATCCTGCCGCTGATCGCCTCCGACGGGGACAGCGGGCGGGCGGTGGCGCTCGCCTCGATGCTCTCCCTGATGGTCGGCGCCATCACGATCCTGGCCGGGGTGTGCCGGCTGGGCTTCATCGCCGACCTCATCTCCAAGCCCACCATGATCGGCTACATGAACGGGCTGGCGCTGACCATCCTGATCGGGCAGCTGCCGAAGCTGTTCGGCTTCAAGACGGACGCCGACGGCCTCGTCGCCGAGGTGCGCGCCTTCGTCCGGGGGCTGGCCGACGGCAAGGCGGTGGGGGCCTCGGTGACGGTCGGAGTGGCGGGGATCGTCCTGATCCTGGTGCTTCAGCGGTGGCTGCCCAAGGTGCCCGCGGTCCTGGTCATGGTGGTGCTCGCGATCGCCGCAACCTCGGCCTTCGACCTGGGCCGGCACGGGGTCAGCCTGGTCGGCGAACTCCCTCGGGGGTTCCCGCCGTTGAGCCTGCCCCACGTGCACTGGGGCGACTTCGGCCCGCTGTGCGCCGGAGCGCTCGGCATCGCCCTGGTGTCCCTCGCCGACACCATCTCCAACGCCTCCGCTTTCGCCGCACGCACCGGCCAGGAGGTGCGCGGCAACGAGGAGATGACGGCGATCGGAGCGGCCAACGTGGCGGCCGGGCTGTTCCAGGGGTTCCCCGTGAGCACCAGCGGCTCACGGACGGCGGTGGCCGAACGGGCGGGCGCCAGGAGTCAGTTGACGGGAATCGTCGGCGCGGGCCTGATCGTGCTGATGCTCGTTCTGCTGCCCGGGCTCTTCCGCAACCTGCCACAGCCGGCCCTCGCGGCCGTCGTCATCACGGCCTCGCTCTCTCTGGCCGACATCGCAGGCACGCGACGCCTGTGGCACCAGCGCAAGGCGGAGTTCCTGCTGTCGATCACTGCCTTCCTCGGGGTGGCGCTGCTCGGCGTGCTGCCGGGCATCGCGGTCGCCGTCGGCCTGTCGATCCTGAACGTCTTCAGGCGGGCCTGGTGGCCGTACAACACCGTGCTGGGCCGGGTGCCGGGACTGCCCGGCTATCACGACGTCCGCTCCTACCCTGAGGCCGAGCAGCTGCCGGGCCTGGTGATCCACCGCTTCGACGGGCCCCTGTTCTTCGCCAACGCCAAGGCCTTCCGCAACCACATCATGCGGCTGACCCGCTGCGAGCCGCCGCCGGTGTGGGTGCTGCTGGCGGCCGAGCCGATGACGGACGTGGACACCACGGCGGCCGACGAGCTCGAGGAGCTCGACGAGGCACTGAACGAGCGAGGGATGAGCCTGGTGTTCGCCGAACTGAAGGATCCGGTGCGGCACAAGATCGAGCGCTATGAACTGACCCGCACCATCGATCCGGCCCACTTCTACCCGACGCTGGAGGCCGCGGTCGCCGCATACCGCGCGCAGACCGGCGCTCGGTGGCCACCGGCCGCGGAACGGTCCCCGGCGGAGACCGCCCTGGAGAAACCGCCGAGCGGCTAG